The region CCGAGAAATATAAAGGAATTGCCTCCTGTGTGGCCGCCTACTCTCCCGCTGAATCATTTGTTTCATGGAAGCAGGAGCGCACGGTGCAGGATCTCGTTCCGCTTATGGATGCCGACATCATCGTTATGGAAGGCGGAAACAAAGTGGGCTGGCTGCCCCGTGTAATCATGGTTCGTGAGGATAATGACGACAAGGAATTTTATCCCGAACTGGCCTTGAAACAGCTCCCGGCCTGCACACCGGAAACCCCGCCCTCCGAAGAGCTGCTGGAAGAACTGGCCGATCTGGTTCTGGAAAAGGGATTTATCCTGCCCGGACTAAACTGCGGAGCCTGCGGACGTGACTTCTGTATGGATTTTGTTGCTGATATCATAGCCGGAAAAGCCCGCGTTTCAGGCTGTCAGGCCATGAAGACACAGATGTCGGTGACCTGCAATGGCGCCGAGCTCGGGTTCAACCCCTTTGTAGCCGACATGCTTTCCGCCGGGATTACCGCTATGCTTAAGCAGCTAAAAGGCTACGTGCCCGGTGACATTGAGATTAAGATTAAAAATTAAAATGCCCGGTCAGGGGCGCTCCCCGTCCTGAGCTCCACTATTTTATAGTAAATTTGCTGTTAACGCCGAACTTAAAACAATTAAAAGTTTTTGAAGAGTCCAGAGAAACTTTTTACAAAAAGTTTCTCCGGCCCTCGGAGAGCCGCCGGAGGCATCCATTAATGAGCCATGATTTTTTTAAAATTATCAGCAGGGTAGATTTTGAGGCCCTGCTGAACTCTTTTGAATCCGTTGGAACTAAACGGGTTTCCATTTCCGACGCGTTCGGTCTGGTGCTCGGTGAAGATATTATTTCACCGGAGGATCTTCCCCCGGCCAACCGTTCCTGCATGGACGGATATGCGGTCAACGCCCGTGACGCTTTCGGCGCAACAGAGGGAAACCCCGCCTATCTGGAATGTTCCGCTACCCTTAAAGTGGACGAGAATCCTGAATTTGAACTTCAGCCCGGCGAATGCGCGGCCATTCCTACAGGCGGAACCCTGCCCGAGGGGGCTGACGCAGTAGTCATGGTTGAGCATACGCAGGAGCTTGGTTCCGGAACCATCGAAATCCGCAAATCATCCGCTCCGGGTGAACATATCATGCTCAAAGGAGAAGATGTCACCAAAGGAGATACCGTTTTTCAAGCAGGACACAAAGTCCGCTTTCAGGACGTAGGGCTGCTTGCTGCGCTTGGCATCAAGGATGTTACCATTTATCGCCAGCCACGGGTGGGCATTATATCCACAGGGGATGAGCTGGTTGAGATAGACTCCCCGCAAAAGGTGGGAACTATCCGTGACGTAAATTCCCACACTCTGCGCTGTCTTGTAAATGAAGCGGGCGCAAAGGCCGTCAACTACGGTATTGTAGGCGATAAACTTGATAAACTTATGGCGACGCTTACGCAGGCCATAGCGGAAAATGATCTGGTTCTTCTTTCCGGAGGCAGCTCAGTGGGCATGCGCGACCTGACCGTTCAGGCAATTGAATCCATGGAGGATTCCGAAATCCTCGCCCACGGGGTGGCAATCAGCCCCGGCAAACCGACCATCCTCGGCCGGGTCGGGACCAAACCGGTAATGGGATTACCCGGACAGGTTACTTCGGTACAGGTTGTCATGCTGGCACTGGTGGTCCCCTTCATCCGACACCTCATGAGTGAAAAAGACGCTTTCTCAGGCACAGATCGCATGCAGGTGCAGGCTGAACTGGGCCGCAACACCGTATCCAAACCGGGACGCGAAGATTACGTACGCATGAAGCTGAGCCACCGCGAAGGACTTTTACCCCTCGCTGAACCTGTTTACGGAAAATCGGGCCTGCTTAAAACCATGATTAAGGCCTACGGGTTGATGATCATCCCCGCCGACACAGAAGGCTTCTACGCCGGAGACACGGTAAGCATCTGGAAAATTTGATCTCAGAAGCGAAGCAACGAATAACCGCACAGGCAAAGCTGACAAAAGAAGGAAATAAGTTATGAGTGACCGCAATATCTACCTCAAAACC is a window of Maridesulfovibrio sp. DNA encoding:
- the glp gene encoding gephyrin-like molybdotransferase Glp — encoded protein: MSHDFFKIISRVDFEALLNSFESVGTKRVSISDAFGLVLGEDIISPEDLPPANRSCMDGYAVNARDAFGATEGNPAYLECSATLKVDENPEFELQPGECAAIPTGGTLPEGADAVVMVEHTQELGSGTIEIRKSSAPGEHIMLKGEDVTKGDTVFQAGHKVRFQDVGLLAALGIKDVTIYRQPRVGIISTGDELVEIDSPQKVGTIRDVNSHTLRCLVNEAGAKAVNYGIVGDKLDKLMATLTQAIAENDLVLLSGGSSVGMRDLTVQAIESMEDSEILAHGVAISPGKPTILGRVGTKPVMGLPGQVTSVQVVMLALVVPFIRHLMSEKDAFSGTDRMQVQAELGRNTVSKPGREDYVRMKLSHREGLLPLAEPVYGKSGLLKTMIKAYGLMIIPADTEGFYAGDTVSIWKI
- a CDS encoding molybdopterin-guanine dinucleotide biosynthesis protein MobB, with translation MKAIAIVGKKKTGKTTMGLALVKKLTEKGYKVGVLKHSHHGFDGAEGADTEKYKGIASCVAAYSPAESFVSWKQERTVQDLVPLMDADIIVMEGGNKVGWLPRVIMVREDNDDKEFYPELALKQLPACTPETPPSEELLEELADLVLEKGFILPGLNCGACGRDFCMDFVADIIAGKARVSGCQAMKTQMSVTCNGAELGFNPFVADMLSAGITAMLKQLKGYVPGDIEIKIKN